One window of the Cryptomeria japonica chromosome 7, Sugi_1.0, whole genome shotgun sequence genome contains the following:
- the LOC131856973 gene encoding putative UPF0481 protein At3g02645, with amino-acid sequence MEQKENEKFDEKWWVVQVESGLESEERSDESHDGLIHTVPKSLLSKNPEFYHPQVISLGPYHFQIKDPQKDDMERLKSEVARKMNRKIITKGGLKSVMEKFKEEEKQRKLKKSYAKNFELSSEACAWMIVRDACFLLEVLDRFGKDEGQEQSVKASMDSILSRARHHPLLTEIVKDMLKRENQLPFWALEEIRSDIVNSDDNVWFESALKTLSPIEIAERQGRKYRKESHILQLLQDYIVDKKDIIISDKLSRPWMTIIAFLRMVNKVTILKLLSPFLCCREKCVNGYLDYYMP; translated from the coding sequence ATGGAACAAAAAGAGAACGAAAAGTTTGATGAAAAGTGGTGGGTTGTTCAAGTTGAATCAGGATTAGAGAGCGAAGAGAGATCAGATGAATCCCACGATGGTCTTATTCATACAGTTCCAAAGTCTCTCTTGAGCAAAAACCCAGAGTTCTATCATCCTCAAGTCATCTCCTTGGGTCCTTACCATTTCCAAATAAAAGATCCACAGAAAGATGACATGGAACGTCTTAAGTCAGAAGTGGCCAGAAAGATGAACCGTAAAATCATCACTAAAGGTGGCTTAAAATCGGTGATGGAAAAGTTTAAGGAGGAAGAGAAGCAGAGAAAACTAAAGAAAAGCTATGCTAAAAATTTTGAACTTAGCAGTGAAGCGTGTGCGTGGATGATAGTGAGGGATGCCTGTTTTCTTCTAGAAGTTCTCGACAGATTTGGAAAAGATGAAGGCCAAGAGCAAAGCGTGAAGGCTTCCATGGATAGTATTTTAAGCAGGGCACGACATCATCCTTTATTGACAGAAATTGTGAAAGATATGCTCAAGAGGGAGAATCAACTACCATTCTGGGCATTGGAGGAAATCAGAAGTGATATTGTGAATTCAGAtgataatgtttggtttgagtCGGCACTAAAAACTTTATCCCCCATCGAAATAGCAGAAAGGCAGGGTCGGAAGTACAGAAAGGAATCCCATATCTTGCAATTGCTTCAGGACTACATTGTTGATAAGAAAGACATCATCATCTCCGATAAACTGAGTAGACCTTGGATGACCATCATTGCTTTTTTAAGAATGGTTAATAAAGTTACCATTTTAAAGCTTCTATCCCCATTTTTATGTTGTCGTGAAAAATGTGTAAATGGGTATTTAGACTATTATATGCCATAA